The DNA segment CGAAAAAGACTTCAGATTTAATTCCGTTATGCCATCCACTAATGCTAACTAAGGTCGAAGTCGAGCTCGAGGCTCAGCCTGAACATAATCGCGTGCGCATCACTAGCCTGTGTAAATTATCCGGCAAAACTGGTGTCGAAATGGAGGCGCTCACGGCGGCCTCTGTCGCAGCGCTGACGATTTACGACATGTGCAAAGCCGTGCAGAAAGACATGGTGATTTCACAGGTGCGCCTGCTCGAAAAACGCGGCGGCAAGTCGGGACACTTTAAAGCTGAATAA comes from the Shewanella mangrovisoli genome and includes:
- the moaC gene encoding cyclic pyranopterin monophosphate synthase MoaC, yielding MSNVFTHINADGNAHMVDVTEKAVTEREARAEAFIEMASTTLEMIMSGSHHKGDVFATARIAGIQAAKKTSDLIPLCHPLMLTKVEVELEAQPEHNRVRITSLCKLSGKTGVEMEALTAASVAALTIYDMCKAVQKDMVISQVRLLEKRGGKSGHFKAE